From a single Terriglobia bacterium genomic region:
- a CDS encoding RNA polymerase sigma factor, which produces MNYDDLYAQYYRRVRKYLRGIVGDTEAEDLAQEVFIKVGVRLGTLKDEARVSSWIFKIALNTARDRLRKAPMTAPACNRASSPVVEPVEETAERLPDSRLRTPEENLARSEMFQCYFDFVKKLPRHYFDVYALSEFEELPDKEISERLSLPLETVKMRLHRARAKLYDELRTHCRCYYNERGELMGYPK; this is translated from the coding sequence ATGAACTATGATGATCTCTACGCGCAGTACTACAGAAGAGTGCGGAAGTATTTGAGAGGGATCGTCGGCGATACGGAAGCGGAAGACCTCGCGCAGGAGGTGTTCATAAAAGTGGGTGTCCGCCTGGGAACCCTGAAGGACGAAGCGAGGGTGTCCTCCTGGATTTTCAAAATTGCGCTGAACACGGCCAGAGACCGGCTGAGAAAGGCGCCGATGACTGCGCCCGCCTGTAACCGCGCCTCGTCTCCAGTCGTGGAGCCGGTCGAGGAAACCGCGGAACGCCTGCCCGATTCCAGGTTGCGCACTCCCGAAGAAAATCTCGCCCGCAGTGAAATGTTTCAATGTTACTTCGATTTCGTAAAAAAACTGCCGCGGCACTACTTCGATGTATATGCGCTCAGCGAGTTCGAGGAACTCCCTGATAAAGAAATATCTGAGCGGCTTTCGCTTCCGCTCGAAACCGTGAAGATGCGTCTGCACCGCGCACGGGCAAAGCTGTACGACGAACTGCGTACTCACTGCCGCTGCTACTACAATGAGCGCGGCGAGCTTATGGGATATCCGAAATAA
- a CDS encoding cysteine desulfurase has product MDSVSPTLEPIPIESGFAALRGDFPILRRTVHGKPLVYFDNAATTQKPQAVIDAVARFYSEENANVHRGIHFLSERATAAYESARARVQRFVNAEDPREIIFVRGATEAINLVAQTWGRTYLDPGDEIIVSTMEHHANIIPWQMLCNRTGAVLRVIPITDNGELILDEYARLLGRRTKLVSVMHVSNVLGTINPIREIVEIAHDAGVPVLVDGAQAVGHMPVDVRSLGADFYAFSAHKMYGPTGIGALYGRANLLETMPPYQGGGDMMRSVTFDKTEYDTFPARFEAGTPHIAGAIGLATAIDYLAGIGLDHIAAYEDSLLEYAGKRLAAVGGVHLLGNARSKAAILSFVIDGVHPHDVGTIMDHEGIAIRTGHHCCQPLLCRLGIEVASRASLALYNTREEVDRFVEVIADIRALFGL; this is encoded by the coding sequence ATGGATTCTGTATCGCCAACGCTCGAGCCGATTCCAATCGAGTCCGGGTTTGCCGCTCTGCGCGGCGACTTCCCCATCCTGCGGCGGACCGTACACGGGAAGCCGCTGGTGTATTTCGACAATGCCGCCACGACCCAGAAGCCGCAGGCCGTCATCGATGCCGTCGCCCGCTTTTACTCCGAGGAGAACGCAAATGTCCACCGCGGCATTCACTTTCTGAGTGAGCGCGCCACGGCGGCGTACGAATCCGCGCGCGCCAGGGTGCAGCGGTTTGTGAACGCTGAAGATCCGCGTGAAATTATATTCGTCCGGGGCGCCACGGAAGCAATCAATCTGGTCGCGCAGACCTGGGGCCGGACTTATCTGGACCCGGGGGACGAGATCATCGTTTCGACCATGGAGCACCACGCCAACATCATTCCATGGCAGATGCTGTGTAACCGAACCGGCGCCGTGTTGCGCGTCATCCCGATCACGGATAACGGGGAATTGATTCTCGACGAATACGCGCGCCTGCTCGGCCGGCGCACGAAACTGGTAAGCGTCATGCACGTATCCAACGTGCTCGGCACCATCAATCCGATCAGGGAGATTGTTGAAATCGCTCACGACGCCGGCGTCCCGGTGCTGGTCGACGGCGCCCAGGCCGTCGGGCATATGCCGGTCGACGTCCGGAGCCTGGGCGCTGATTTCTACGCCTTTTCCGCCCATAAGATGTATGGGCCGACCGGAATCGGCGCCCTGTACGGCAGGGCAAACCTGCTGGAAACCATGCCTCCATACCAGGGCGGCGGCGACATGATGCGGTCCGTAACATTCGATAAAACCGAATATGACACGTTCCCGGCGCGATTCGAAGCCGGAACTCCCCATATCGCGGGGGCCATCGGCCTCGCGACCGCGATCGATTACCTGGCGGGAATCGGATTGGATCACATTGCCGCCTATGAAGACAGTTTGCTCGAGTACGCCGGCAAGCGGCTGGCGGCAGTGGGCGGCGTGCACCTCCTGGGCAATGCCCGCTCAAAAGCGGCGATTCTGTCGTTCGTCATCGACGGTGTGCACCCCCACGATGTCGGAACCATCATGGATCATGAAGGAATCGCCATTCGCACCGGACACCATTGCTGCCAGCCGTTGTTATGCCGCCTCGGGATTGAGGTCGCATCCAGGGCATCACTGGCGCTGTACAACACCCGCGAGGAGGTCGACAGGTTCGTTGAGGTGATAGCGGACATCCGGGCTCTTTTCGGATTATAA
- a CDS encoding DUF2892 domain-containing protein, which produces MNGASEKGGGANGKTAGRGIFRRNVGGIDRLVRFGAGIALALVGLFQMSRGRGGGLAAILGIVVLVMAGIGICPLYIPFGISTARARRKSTTDPSRALHNAGTVGDKS; this is translated from the coding sequence ATGAACGGGGCAAGTGAGAAAGGCGGCGGCGCGAACGGCAAAACAGCGGGGCGTGGGATCTTTCGTCGCAACGTGGGCGGCATCGACCGGCTGGTTCGGTTTGGCGCAGGCATCGCACTGGCCTTGGTGGGATTGTTCCAGATGAGCCGGGGGCGTGGCGGCGGGCTGGCGGCCATCCTGGGAATTGTCGTTCTGGTTATGGCGGGCATCGGGATCTGCCCTCTGTACATTCCGTTCGGGATTTCAACCGCGCGGGCGAGGCGCAAGTCGACGACGGATCCGAGCCGTGCGCTTCACAACGCCGGCACCGTCGGCGATAAGTCCTAG
- a CDS encoding amidase: MTIPDNPVDQEQSESQHEESDEALSRGVDRRTFMLLSLAATAAGTLGIDSTRAQGAGAPAQQQQQPPVPLGNGEAPALQFQPYPGGTGAMMEKLARDRGRAAFERSVFTIGPWRGPVPTSPDEIAFLPAYRLAALLKERKVSSLQLTDIYLARLKRLNPVLLCAVTIMEEQARAEAAKADAEIKAGRYRGPLHGLPYGLKDIFSIKGVPTTWGAADFENRIIDEDAEVAVRLRSAGAVLIAKLATGLFAQNDQWFRGRTNNPWNPSQGSSGSSAGPASATVAGCVAFSIGTETQGSIVSPSIRCGASALRPTFGRVSRFGAMVLAWSMDRVGPICRTIEDCAMVFNAIHGVDEKDPSTVMMPFRFDPNIALASVRIGVDPDAPKELVAKLRELGAKPREVGTRPTVAGIGGGALGAEGAAAFDEYVQRKAKETGLDLANLPEPTGRGGGGGRGGAVGSGAPANPMAPADWNPRFVNGRTTRAFEYVQSQRRRYILISKWADYMKDLDLFIGSPQADVGANAQTGHPCVVVPYKFEVPQQGGRRGGQAQPPPDLKPQPICAVIVGNLFADDVILSVAHQLQEHTDLHLKHPML; encoded by the coding sequence GTGACCATCCCAGATAACCCCGTTGATCAGGAGCAGAGCGAATCGCAACATGAGGAATCGGATGAGGCCCTTTCCCGCGGGGTGGACCGCCGGACGTTTATGCTCCTGTCGCTCGCGGCCACAGCGGCCGGCACCCTAGGCATCGATTCGACGCGCGCACAAGGGGCAGGTGCGCCGGCCCAGCAACAGCAGCAGCCACCCGTTCCGCTCGGCAACGGCGAAGCGCCGGCCCTGCAGTTTCAGCCGTACCCCGGCGGCACTGGCGCCATGATGGAGAAGCTCGCTCGGGACCGGGGGCGCGCGGCGTTCGAACGTTCCGTGTTTACGATTGGGCCATGGCGCGGACCGGTTCCCACATCCCCCGACGAGATCGCGTTTCTTCCGGCCTACAGGCTCGCCGCCCTCCTGAAGGAGCGCAAGGTGTCGTCCCTGCAGCTGACCGACATCTATCTCGCCCGTCTGAAGCGCCTGAATCCCGTGCTTCTTTGTGCGGTGACGATCATGGAGGAACAAGCCCGGGCGGAGGCGGCGAAGGCCGACGCTGAGATCAAGGCAGGCAGGTACCGTGGTCCGCTCCACGGCCTTCCGTACGGCTTGAAGGACATCTTCTCGATCAAGGGCGTACCGACGACATGGGGCGCCGCGGACTTCGAAAACCGCATTATCGACGAGGACGCCGAGGTCGCGGTGCGGTTGCGCAGTGCGGGCGCCGTGCTGATCGCGAAGCTCGCGACCGGGCTGTTTGCGCAGAACGACCAGTGGTTCCGGGGACGCACAAACAATCCGTGGAACCCATCGCAGGGATCGAGCGGATCGTCCGCCGGCCCGGCATCGGCGACCGTCGCCGGCTGCGTGGCGTTTTCAATCGGGACCGAGACCCAGGGGTCCATTGTCTCGCCGTCGATTCGTTGCGGAGCGAGCGCACTGCGTCCGACCTTCGGCAGGGTGAGCCGGTTCGGCGCCATGGTGCTCGCGTGGTCCATGGATCGCGTGGGACCGATATGCCGCACGATTGAAGACTGCGCGATGGTCTTCAATGCGATTCACGGCGTGGACGAGAAGGACCCGTCGACCGTCATGATGCCGTTCCGGTTCGATCCCAATATCGCGCTGGCGTCGGTAAGAATCGGCGTGGATCCGGATGCTCCCAAGGAACTTGTGGCCAAGTTGCGCGAACTTGGTGCAAAGCCACGGGAGGTCGGCACCCGGCCGACAGTTGCGGGGATTGGGGGCGGCGCCCTCGGCGCCGAAGGGGCAGCTGCCTTCGATGAATATGTGCAGCGCAAGGCGAAGGAGACCGGCCTGGATCTGGCGAACCTCCCCGAGCCAACGGGCCGGGGCGGCGGCGGGGGGCGCGGCGGCGCTGTGGGGAGCGGCGCTCCGGCGAATCCGATGGCACCGGCCGACTGGAATCCCCGGTTCGTGAACGGCCGCACCACGCGTGCCTTCGAGTATGTGCAGAGTCAGCGGCGGCGCTATATATTGATCAGTAAGTGGGCTGACTACATGAAGGATCTCGATCTGTTCATCGGCAGCCCCCAAGCCGACGTCGGGGCCAACGCTCAGACTGGGCACCCGTGCGTGGTGGTTCCGTACAAATTCGAGGTGCCGCAGCAGGGAGGCCGCCGGGGCGGCCAGGCGCAGCCGCCCCCCGACCTCAAGCCTCAGCCAATCTGTGCCGTGATTGTCGGCAACCTGTTCGCCGACGACGTCATCCTGTCGGTTGCGCATCAGCTGCAGGAGCACACCGATTTGCATCTGAAGCACCCCATGCTGTAA
- a CDS encoding sulfatase produces the protein MGAAAAAGLLQAHTAGSAQPNILYIMADDHASHAISAYGSIINRTPNIDRIAGGGMRMTNCFCTNSICTPSRGAILTGQYSHRNGIYTLNDQVDPKRDNVAKELQTAGYQTGMIGKWHLGTDPAGFDYWNILPGQGVYYDPDFIAKDGRKKYSGYCTDIIGDLSLEFLKQRDKKRPFFLMSHHKAPHRPWQPGPKYAHLFDGQTIPEPDNLYDHYEGKPKSVGAVTMKVGEDMDIKTDLKTEKPAGLAGDALRKWAYQLYIKDYLRCIRSVDDNVGRLLDYLDSEGLAKNTIVIYTSDQGFFLGDHGWFDKRLMYEESLRMPFLVRFPGIIRPGSVSDAMVLNIDFAETFLDYAGLKPPPEMQGRSFRTILEGHRPRNWRTSMYYRYWMHNTSDHHVPAHYGIRTKRWKLIYYYGKPLGMKGANPPDTEPDWELFDMEKDPREMHNLYHDPKYSGIVKKLKAEMDRLQKQVGDSPA, from the coding sequence ATGGGCGCCGCCGCGGCTGCCGGGTTACTTCAGGCGCACACGGCGGGCTCGGCACAACCCAACATCCTGTACATCATGGCGGACGACCATGCCTCGCATGCCATTTCCGCTTATGGCAGCATCATCAACAGGACGCCGAACATCGATCGCATCGCCGGTGGCGGCATGCGGATGACCAACTGCTTTTGCACCAATTCCATCTGCACCCCGAGCCGCGGCGCCATCCTCACCGGGCAATACAGCCACCGGAACGGGATATACACGCTCAACGATCAGGTCGACCCAAAACGCGACAACGTGGCCAAGGAGCTGCAAACAGCCGGTTACCAGACGGGGATGATCGGCAAGTGGCACCTGGGCACCGACCCGGCGGGATTCGACTACTGGAACATCCTGCCCGGCCAGGGCGTGTATTACGATCCTGATTTCATCGCCAAGGACGGCAGAAAGAAGTACAGCGGATACTGTACCGACATCATCGGCGACCTCAGCCTGGAGTTCCTTAAGCAACGTGACAAAAAGAGACCCTTTTTCCTGATGTCGCATCATAAGGCGCCGCACCGCCCGTGGCAGCCAGGTCCGAAGTATGCTCATTTATTCGACGGCCAGACTATCCCCGAACCGGATAATCTGTACGATCACTACGAGGGAAAGCCGAAAAGCGTGGGCGCCGTGACCATGAAGGTCGGCGAGGACATGGACATCAAGACCGACCTGAAAACAGAAAAGCCGGCCGGCCTTGCCGGGGATGCGCTGCGCAAGTGGGCCTATCAGCTCTATATCAAAGATTACCTGCGCTGCATTCGGAGCGTGGATGACAATGTAGGGAGACTGCTCGATTATCTCGATAGCGAGGGTCTGGCAAAAAACACGATCGTCATCTATACCTCCGACCAGGGTTTTTTCCTCGGAGACCATGGATGGTTCGACAAAAGGCTGATGTACGAGGAATCGCTGCGCATGCCGTTCCTGGTGCGTTTCCCTGGCATCATCCGGCCCGGCTCGGTGAGCGATGCTATGGTTCTCAACATTGATTTCGCCGAGACGTTTCTCGACTACGCAGGTCTCAAACCGCCGCCCGAAATGCAGGGACGCAGCTTCCGCACCATCCTCGAAGGACACAGGCCGAGAAACTGGCGCACTTCGATGTACTATCGTTACTGGATGCACAATACCAGTGACCATCACGTGCCGGCGCACTATGGCATCCGCACCAAAAGATGGAAGTTAATTTACTACTACGGCAAGCCGCTGGGCATGAAGGGCGCGAACCCGCCGGACACCGAACCCGATTGGGAGCTGTTCGACATGGAGAAAGATCCGCGCGAGATGCATAACCTTTACCACGACCCCAAGTACTCCGGCATCGTAAAGAAGCTGAAAGCGGAAATGGACAGGCTCCAGAAGCAAGTCGGGGACAGCCCGGCATGA
- a CDS encoding sulfatase-like hydrolase/transferase — MAAIRYSRIDRRTFLGAAVAGTAGLAASAVLPESAHARAAGRRRPNILFVLSDQQRWDTVDCYGAPLFPGLTPNLDQMAQRGVRLQRAFTPQPLCGPARSILQTGRWASETGCIRNDIPLDPNEKTLAHWLGDAGYQTAYIGKWHLGPPSNDTGDGKANAVPPQYQGGYQYWLASNILETSSHAYDGCMFDGKMQRVDFPPGRYRVDCLTDYAIEYLRTRGRSQPFFLFLSYLEPHHQNDHKHFEGPRGSREQFKNYRVPADLLNGPMPGDWREELPDYLGCCNSLDSNLGRLLDQLKLMGVADDTLTVYTSDHACHFRTHEGEYKRSCHDNSIRIPLIVSGPNFTGGKTINELVSLIDLPPTILSAAGLTAPPTMRGRALQDLAAGTTHDWQQEVFVQISGAGVGRAIRTANWTFAVELQNSNHSQEVRDVYVEKYLFDVKSDAAQHHNLVFDARYDKVRTDLCAVLRRRMVLAGEKEPEIRPAKNV; from the coding sequence ATGGCAGCTATCAGATACAGTCGAATCGATCGCAGGACGTTCCTTGGCGCCGCGGTTGCCGGGACAGCAGGCCTGGCTGCAAGTGCAGTGCTTCCCGAGTCTGCCCACGCCAGAGCTGCCGGCAGACGACGGCCCAACATCCTCTTCGTCCTCAGCGATCAGCAGCGATGGGACACCGTCGACTGCTACGGCGCGCCGCTGTTTCCCGGGCTGACTCCCAACCTGGATCAGATGGCACAAAGAGGCGTGCGCCTTCAGCGCGCATTCACGCCGCAGCCGCTGTGCGGACCCGCTCGGTCGATACTACAAACGGGGCGCTGGGCCTCGGAGACAGGCTGCATCCGTAATGACATTCCCCTGGACCCGAACGAAAAGACGCTCGCCCACTGGCTGGGCGACGCGGGCTACCAAACCGCTTACATCGGCAAATGGCACCTGGGCCCGCCGAGCAACGACACGGGGGACGGCAAAGCGAATGCCGTCCCACCCCAGTATCAGGGAGGCTACCAGTACTGGCTCGCATCCAACATTCTGGAGACTTCCTCGCACGCCTATGACGGGTGCATGTTCGACGGCAAGATGCAGCGTGTGGACTTCCCGCCCGGCCGGTACCGCGTTGACTGCCTCACCGATTACGCGATCGAATATCTGCGCACGCGCGGCCGCAGCCAGCCCTTCTTCCTGTTCCTCTCCTATCTCGAGCCGCACCACCAGAACGACCACAAACACTTTGAGGGGCCTCGCGGTTCGCGAGAGCAATTCAAAAACTACCGCGTGCCAGCGGACTTGCTGAACGGCCCCATGCCAGGCGACTGGCGTGAGGAGTTGCCCGATTATCTCGGATGCTGTAACAGCCTGGACTCCAACCTGGGCCGCCTCCTCGACCAATTGAAGCTCATGGGCGTCGCTGACGATACCTTGACTGTCTATACCAGCGATCACGCCTGCCACTTTCGCACTCACGAGGGGGAGTACAAGCGCTCCTGCCATGACAATTCGATCCGCATTCCTCTGATCGTCTCCGGTCCCAACTTCACGGGCGGCAAAACGATTAACGAGCTTGTGAGCCTGATCGACCTGCCGCCGACGATCCTGTCGGCTGCCGGCCTCACAGCCCCGCCAACGATGCGCGGCCGCGCCTTGCAGGACTTGGCGGCCGGTACCACCCACGATTGGCAGCAGGAAGTGTTCGTTCAGATCAGCGGAGCTGGAGTGGGACGGGCGATCCGGACGGCGAACTGGACTTTTGCGGTTGAGCTGCAGAACAGCAATCACAGCCAGGAAGTCCGCGATGTGTATGTGGAAAAGTATCTCTTCGATGTCAAATCGGACGCCGCCCAGCACCATAATCTGGTCTTCGACGCCCGCTATGACAAGGTCAGAACCGACTTGTGCGCCGTGCTGAGGCGCCGGATGGTGTTGGCGGGAGAAAAAGAACCGGAGATCCGCCCCGCTAAGAACGTTTGA